Proteins from one Coregonus clupeaformis isolate EN_2021a chromosome 29, ASM2061545v1, whole genome shotgun sequence genomic window:
- the LOC121544322 gene encoding ovarian cancer G-protein coupled receptor 1 — protein sequence MWMWAMSAMTINMSKSDYINCTISHEIHQYLFSGAYILVLLIGVPTNAFSLYHAWLQLRAKNELGVYLLNLTVSDLLYLASLPLWLQYIFQGDDWSQAEWLCQLCGFLLYENIYISIGFLCCISIDRYLAVVYPFHFTAFRSMRAATLASAFIWLKEIAVGVVFFRHKELSTDHTNQSVCFEHYPMQPWEYPINYYRFSVGFLFPLGILSVSYFRVLRAVGKSTGTQSAQKTRIKHLVTSTIVIFLVCFSPYHVFLLLRTVFERDCPFIISIFNYYHFSLLLTSFNCVADPVLYCFVSESAQQGIQQAQEACTQALCCCYHRGQHSSVTATATGTDSNEVDTFNEKGTTTVTPLTQNQMI from the coding sequence ATGTGGATGTGGGCCATGTCTGCCATGACGATCAACATGTCCAAGTCGGACTACATTAACTGCACCATCAGCCATGAGATCCATCAGTACCTGTTCTCTGGAGCCTACATCCTGGTCCTTCTGATCGGCGTGCCCACCAACGCCTTCTCCCTCTACCACGCCTGGCTGCAGCTGAGAGCCAAGAACGAGCTGGGGGTCTACCTGCTCAACCTTACCGTGTCAGACCTCCTCTACCTGGCCTCGCTGCCTCTCTGGCTGCAGTACATCTTCCAGGGAGATGACTGGAGCCAAGCGGAGTGGCTGTGCCAACTGTGTGGCTTCCTGCTCTATGAAAACATCTATATTAGTATTGGGTTCTTATGTTGTATCTCTATAGACCGTTACCTGGCCGTGGTGTACCCGTTCCACTTTACAGCATTCCGGAGCATGCGGGCGGCTACGTTGGCCAGCGCGTTCATCTGGCTGAAAGAGATTGCTGTGGGCGTGGTCTTTTTCAGACACAAGGAACTAAGCACTGACCACACCAACCAATCGGTTTGCTTTGAGCACTACCCCATGCAGCCGTGGGAGTACCCAATTAACTACTACCGTTTCTCCGTTGGCTTCCTGTTCCCCCTGGGCATCCTGTCCGTGTCATATTTCAGAGTCCTGCGGGCGGTCGGAAAGAGCACGGGCACTCAGAGCGCCCAGAAGACCCGCATCAAGCACCTGGTGACCAGCACCATCGTCATCTTCCTGGTGTGTTTCTCTCCGTACCACGTATTCCTGCTGCTGCGTACTGTCTTTGAGAGGGACTGCCCCTTCATCATCAGCATCTTCAACTACTACCACTTCTCCCTGCTGCTCACCAGCTTCAATTGTGTGGCCGACCCAGTGCTGTACTGCTTCGTCAGTGAGAGCGCCCAGCAGGGGATCCAgcaggcccaggaggcctgtaccCAGGCCCTCTGCTGCTGCTACCACAGGGGACAGCACAGCTCTGTCACCGCCACCGCCACGGGGACAGACTCCAACGAGGTGGACACCTTCAACGAGAAGGGGACAACAACCGTCACACCGCTGACACAGAACCAGATGATCTAG